The Cyprinus carpio isolate SPL01 chromosome B22, ASM1834038v1, whole genome shotgun sequence genome contains the following window.
GGTTCTGATGATTTGGCTAAAAAACTGTATGTGGAACTTGCCTGTGTTCAGTAAATAAAAGACTGCTTTAAGAGTTGTGCCAGTATTTGTAGGACAGCATCATACTTGACACAgcatcaaaaacattaatatttcagtCAAATTAATTAGAGTAGACTACTGTTAATAATTTTGTGTTCAAGTCTCCATATGGAAAATTAACTCTGATTACAAGTTATTCTGCCTCCTTCAGGTCAGATGCACTGCAGAATCGCTAGCAGGACAGTTATGAAACTTTGGCACACAGATAGAGGACACACAACATTAACCACAACAAACTTGGGAGTCTCTAACTCAGACTCTATAGCACACCCAACAGGCCAAATTTGCCATCATTTTCATGCTAATAACGCAAAATTCttctgattccttggctcatgctGACTTGAATGATTATAACGCGCTAATAAATTCCAGACCATACTGGCAAAAGATTATAACGCGCTAATAAATTCAATGGAGAGCAAGCCAAATTGGCCATGAAGCTATATCTCTGCAACGCTTTTGCATATTTTGACCAAATTTGGTAGATGTCATTATAACCATGACCTGAGGTTACATGCAGTATTTTGGCACAACACCACCCTCTGGTCAggaggtataaaaaaaaaaaaaagtttctttgctTATACTTCTAAATGGTTTgtccaaaaatcattaaaaaatggtttCTTCTGAATAAATGCAGcaggccattttgaattttgtcgcATTAGCATATCATCACTAAATTCAGGATGTGTCATCTGAACCAAAAAGTAcaggaaattaattttttaataatgctttgaaactgaaaactgaaaactgaaactggTCTTGATAGATTCCTTATATCATTCAAATACCAATTATTCCAAATTCTCCCAAACTGCTAGTCtgaaataacaaattaatttaatatcatgATCAGTCCACCAAAtcagctcagatcatcttcagatggcAAAGAGTTATCAAAAGCATTTCGATAGACCAAGCTGATCTCAAATaacacatcaattaaattgttggcATGGTGCCAAAGTGAATCTGAGGATGCATCTCTGCATGCTTTGCCATATTTACAACCAAATTGTATGTATGTCATAGTCTCTTCATACTGACCACACCATAATAACTTGATAACTTCTGATGCTCCCAGTAATGCTAGCTCCTCATTTTGCCTCTGTTGTGCTTGGCCccttcattgctgcttgcagatatattttattttagaaatgtactAGAATTTACAGGGTATTATTTACCATTACTGTAAAATACTCATATTGCATAGGCCGAATGACCTGTGCCACATTAACAGCATTCTCTGTATCAGTCTCAGTAATGGCAGTTGTGCACAAGGcctctttttttaaagcaacatgAAAAAGAGATGCACTGTGCCTTACTAGCAGCTCAGTCGCAGAGTCAGAATGATACCTGCTGTGGTCATTGTTGTGTATCGGCTGTccatgtggtttgtgctgttGGTTGAATGCAGCAGCAGGTGCAGGGGTGTATGTATTACTGGCCGCACGTAACAGTGTGTTGGAGTGTCTGTATGTGCCCACAACAAGTAGGTAAAGGGCTGTTTCTGCCAACAGAGGCTGTTTCTGAATCCCCCTACAGACACTTCACTGGAAACAAATGTTATGAGAACGCTTCACAAAAGTTTTGCAATTAATACTAATCAGTTTGTTAATGTCCATGTATGGGTACGAGATACAAAATGAAATTTGTGTTTAACATCCTTCTTGTTGGGTAgcttatataaacacattttactcTACAAAAGCAACTCTAAGTTCATAGCAGTAAGCAAAAGCTCACAAACTTGGTTTTGAATATCAAATATCGATTTTTGTACAGACACAAACCTTCCCAAATTTCTTAATTATCCATGACACAGCTGATGATTTAAGATAAAACATCCTCTTTAATCTCGCCAAGAGTGCAAAAGCACTTTAAATATGTCACTGTAGAGTCTTAAACTGATGAGAAAAGGATGTTGAGTCTTAAACAGGTATAAGAcaagaaaaataacaattcaaCTAAAAAAAACCCCTCTAGACAGAAGTGCAACTGTTACGGCTTCTCATTGGTCAATCAAAAGAGGTATAACAGGTATAAGAGAAGAAAACTAATTATTCATCTAAAAAACAGCATAAGACAATCATAATTTTCATGTCAAACAGCATTTGAAATGCAAACAACTGGTGACTAACTGCGTAATTGTGCAGTgatttgctgttttatttgtcagatatgcacaaaaacatatataaaacaatataaaaaattgggaaaatccaaaataataaaataaaatgacttgcAAAATGGCTAGATAAACAGCTAGATTTCAATACAGCGATATTACTGTTTAAACAGAGCATATCAcaaataaagtattatataattaatactatataaatattcgTAATGTATTATAAGCATTTAATTGCTCTccacaggaaataaaaaaaagaaattagaaaattaagctaaatagatacagaaaataatataaagtgggaaaataaatagctaatataataaaatatatagcatGCTTTGATCATAAAATCGATGGTTGATTTACACTGTGCAGGGGTGGAGGCAGAGGGAGGAACAGAAAGTGTGCGTAAAGTAAACCTGTAGATCTCAAAATTCATTCCTATGAACCACCTTTACAACTGGATTATTCCTCGCATACAAATGCTTTTAAATCTTCTTTGTTGATTgtcttatttttttgtaattgaagaTATATGCATGTTAACTACATGAGCATGAAAATAACCTGTGTTTATTTATCAATAATTGATTATGTCGAAGAGTAGTTCATAAATGGAAGATGATTCACAACGCTACTTTATTCAGTCTGTGTTTATTGATCATGAATGGTACGTGTTTAAACAtccttttattaaatatgatacgtGTTAAACATCCTTTTAGTAAGTATGATGAATATTTTTCTCTATTGGGATTAGTAAAATCCCAGTAAAACCTTTTTCCACCTTGTATTTGAAGAAGGTTTTAGCGACTGGGaaattctgtttgtgtttttgattggTTTTTATTTACTGACTGGGAAattctgtttgtgttgcaggtgtgtttggtgatacagatgaagtgaagtcagtaTCAGTGActgagggagattctgtcactctaaacactgatgttACTGAAGTACAGAGAGACGATCTGATACTGTGGATGTTTGGACCTAAAGAGACTCGAATAGCAGAAATCTATAAGCAAAACATTGATATGTATGACAATAATGAGACATTTGGAGACAGACTCCAGATGGACagtcagactggatctctgaccatcagaaaCATCAGATCCGCATATCACactggactttataaactaacCATCATCAGCAACAAAGCAACTTCATACAAGAGATTCAGTGTTACAGTCTATGGTGAGTAAATTAACCCATTATGATCCAAACTGtgatgaaacaaaaatgaaactgtTTTACCTGgcaattcataaatatttaaaatggaaaaaaggagacaaaaaaaagtattttctacggcctatttaaaaaaataaaaaaatctaatgtacCTTTGCTTTACAGTCCCAAAGAAAATACCAGTTCAGGCTGAATAGCTTGCAGATGCAAATtaaaaaactgctgcattaaattgtttttaacaataTAAGTATTCACATGTGACGACCAGCATGTGtgagaatatttaaaaatgtctaaattgaTAAAATGTCAATCACTGTTTGTTcctgaattaatattttacttttatttgatattttccaGCTCTTCTTCCCATTCCCATCATCACCAGAGACTCTTCTCAATGTTCTTCAGGATCATCATCAGTGTCTagatgttcactgctgtgttcagctgtgaatgtgagtgctgtgactctctcctggtacaaaggaaacagtttattgtccagcatcagtgtgtctgatctcagcatcagtctctctctacctctggaggtggaatatcaggagaaaaacacctacagctgtgtgctcaacaatcccatcagaaaccagaccacacatctgaacatcactactcaactctgtcacacgtGTGCAGGTAATTCAACAGTAGTCAGTGTCTATTAACTGAATTTCTCTGTTTAATCAAGTATATAGATAGAATATTTCCTTTGTTTGTTCTGGGTCTGTAAATGCACTGTTGATGTGAGGCCAAGGGTAACAGCTCTCTTTCCATTTTAGAATGGTTTCTTGTAAATAAAGTCCTTGCTGCATGTGTGTCTGCTGTAGCTCTGGTTGTAGCTCTCGTGAGTGTGATGTACTTTCTCTGCAGGAAATGCAGAAGAGCGGCACAAAAAAGTAAGCCCTGTCTTCtgttcctataacaagaataaaGCATTAGTACttttgcattaaaacaaatgttagtaATTGAGAAATTAACCCTATCCTAACTCTAAAACTTCAGGAAATGGTTTTGAACCTACAGTGGAAACGGTCCAGACAGAAGATGAAGAGGTGCAATATGCTGAAACTGCATTTTCTAGACAAAATGATAAGAAaaaggtaagatttttttttaatgaaacaccaTCTATCAGCATGTCCAAAACTCAGAGgcctttctttattctgtgaaacatgaaagatgacattttaaatattatccaggtcactttttttcagtattactGAGGACGGAGCTGTCAAgctgcaaaatgacaaaacaaatacagtccAGGTGACTGTGtgatattccaagtcttctgaagtcatgtgatagctttgtgtgaggaacagaatgaAATTTAAGTCGTCTtacatggaaaatatatatttctataaaataatgaTCACTTCATCCTAGTAATGTCAAAATGTAGAATACATTATGTGTATGATGTCAGGAGCATTTAGACTTTAAGGTCTGCAATTAAGCactaacaattaatatttttgatcagACACTGATGGAAAATCCTGCAGGTCTCTTCCTCTCTGCAGTACAAACACAACAATGACACACTATTTGTATTTACTGTCATGGTGAAATTAATGTCTTTAACTTGTTGAGAACTTTTGCGTTGTTTTTCAGAAAACTAACGGGACAGAGGAAACAATATACTCCAGGATTGTCATGAGACACTGATCAAACTGTTGTATTTATGTTGTCTGGGTTTGTCTACTAACCAGGCATTCGATTAGAGAAGAAGAAGATAAAGAACTCAAAAGCCTGTGTTTTATGAAAGTCTAAATCATTCATGAAGCAAAAGCATGAACCTGATTTGAGGACGCCCCCTGGTGGTAGAAATATGTCACTATTTTGGTATCAAGATTTTCTATTGCACTGACATCCCATGTCACATAATGCTATTCATTATTGATTCatgcttaatattaaaaaatgatgtGCAATCCTTTCTTGAGTTTAACAAGCCTCCTCTGACTTTGATATGATATTTGAATGCTGTTATTTTCCCCCAGAGCATGAATGTTAAGAGCTCTTTTAAGCCCACCATTTTCTTCCAACCTGCTGTTAATTTTATGAGTTTTTGGACTGGTTCCAGATTAATGAGCTCTAATGCTGGAATCTGTTCAATGCTATTTGAGATTTGAGATGTTTATGAGATGAGTTTGAGCTCAGCAATGCATGTTGTATACTGTagacttgtggatttttgtgcttaacaaaataataattaccataaaagtattttataaagtttttgttagtttgtctgGGGTTTAATGCATAActgattatataattttgtaaacattttgtatgttttgtatattttcatgtttaatttttgtactGGCTATAGATATTTTCTgcataaatcatttattattatgttggttCTATTTCCTTGGCTTAACCGCCAGAGGGCGCAACAAAGTGGAAAATCTTCCTGTCCTTCCCTTTGTCGAGAACCTAATATCAAAGCTGTCACCTCGTGACCTTAGTGACGTGTCTGACTATAAATAACTCCTTACACCTTATAACTTCCTCTTTCATCTTCTCCTCTGAGAACCTGCAGCGGTGTGAAGTGCAGCTAATTAGGACAaagcttacatttacatttatgcatttagcagatgcttttatccaaagcgacttacagtgcattcaggctatacattgtTTAACCAGTATTTATTCTGTGTATTTCGAAGTTCCGACAGCTGTAGCCTATCCCTGCAATACCTAGTAAGACACTTTGTTTATCGGGTGAGCATGGTATTTCTGAACTGCTCATGGGAATGTGAagtatttgcattaaaaaaaggaaaggaaaggaaaggaaaggaaaggaaaggaaaggaaaggaaagaagaaaaacattgtgGGAGTACTGGTGTTTCCATTTACCTTCCtgattctaaaaatataaaaatatgtccACACAGTGTTCATCTCGCCAGGAGCAGATGGGATTTGAGGATGGACATGATCAGTGTCCGAGCTGCCTAGGCGTCGAACATCTTAGGGAAGCTCTGGAAGATCCATGCATCCATTGCAACACAATAGGAAAAATTCAGGAGTTTCTAGCTAAACTGCAACCCTAGCCAACTTCTGAGGTTTCGGAAGCAGGCAGTGAGGATAATGGTATTCCATCCTTCTCACAGCCTGATCTTGCATTATTTCCAGATGACATTGAAGAACAATCTGTTTCAGATAAGGAACCAGAAGTGATTGACAGTGATGATATGGCAGATGGTCAGAGTGAAGGATTGTAAACtagtaaacacaataaaaaccgCTTTAGCAAAATTAGGAAATGATCCCAAATCAACAACAGGAACTGTGCATACAAATCGCCTTTGCCATTCCCAGCCACGCACTAATATATTTGCTATTCCACAATCTCCAGATTTTATGGAGGTTTTCTCGCAAGTATTTAAATCCACTCACTCGACCAGACTGGATCGGGTTTTACATATGTTAGCAGCAATGGAGGATCTGGGTCCAATAGGTTTGGGTCCGATGCCTCCAAATAGAACCCACTGTGGCTTCTTTAATTGTGCCACAACTTAAGTTGTGGACAACTTAATTggcaaaatatacaatttaacgGCCTGTTTGGGTAGAACTGTTAATACGCTCATTTGTTACTGGCAATTAATGCCTCGCTCAGCTCACCAGACACTACAGCCACCGAACTGATTAATGTAGCTCTGCGATCGGTGGGTTCAATAGCAGGTCATTGTGGTTAAGGTTATGTGGTCGTTGGTCCATGCGCGCCGTCAAGTTTTAATAGCATCAGTCTGAATCCTGCAGAACCATTCTGTGTCAGCTTCCTCTGGTTCCTGGTCAGATATTTGGTCCAGCAGCTCAGGAAGCGTTAGACTAAAGGCTTGTGGCTTCAGAAGCGCATTGTCATTCACACTTCATTTAAAGTACCTGGTTATTCACCTTATTTGTTCCGCAGGGCTACCTTTCCCTCATGCCTCCAA
Protein-coding sequences here:
- the LOC122141633 gene encoding uncharacterized protein LOC122141633; the protein is MNQDDGVFGDTDEVKSVSVTEGDSVTLNTDVTEVQRDDLILWMFGPKETRIAEIYKQNIDMYDNNETFGDRLQMDSQTGSLTIRNIRSAYHTGLYKLTIISNKATSYKRFSVTVYALLPIPIITRDSSQCSSGSSSVSRCSLLCSAVNVSAVTLSWYKGNSLLSSISVSDLSISLSLPLEVEYQEKNTYSCVLNNPIRNQTTHLNITTQLCHTCAGNSTVVSVY